A single window of Microplitis demolitor isolate Queensland-Clemson2020A chromosome 7, iyMicDemo2.1a, whole genome shotgun sequence DNA harbors:
- the LOC103575858 gene encoding actin-like protein 6B, whose protein sequence is MSGGVYGGDEVGAIIFDIGHQSLRVGYGGEDSPKAEIPTSLGVWEDATDNVDQTNPQSSKKRYNIDVTAIQVRRKEMEIVSMMKDGMIDDWDMFERLAEYTYKQRLHALSEHHPILMSECPWNTRPKREKLLELMFEKFNVPAMYICKNAVLAAYANGRSTAMVVDSGATHTSAVPVHDGYVITQGIVKSPLGGDFITMQCRQFFEEKNIELTPACLISSKDVVRERDPPRWTKKPGPQPTSSWLNYMVREVLQDFQMNCLQVADNPYDEDAANALPMKHFEFPTGYNDDYGAIRLMIPEALFDPSNVKGVGTSILGIGPLVTTSVGMCDMDIRPSLYGSVVVTGGNSCLQGFSDRLNRDLASKTPPSMRLKIISANSSSERRYGAWIGGSILSSLGSFQQMWLSRHEYEEYGKIILDRCT, encoded by the exons ATGAGCGGTGGTGTCTACGGTGGTG ACGAGGTCGGCGCCATTATATTTGATATCGGACATCAAAGTCTTCGCGTCGGTTATGGCGGTGAAGACAGTCCAAAAGCTGAAATCCCAACTAGTCTCGGGGTGTGGGAGGACGCCACAGATAATGTTGATCAAACCAACCCCCAATCTTCAAAGAAACGTTACAACATCGATGTTACGGCTATTCAAGTACGACGAAAAG aaatgGAGATAGTAAGTATGATGAAGGATGGCATGATAGACGACTGGGATATGTTTGAACGTTTGGCAGAGTATACATATAAACAGAGGCTTCACGCGTTATCAGAACACCATCCAATATTAATGTCCGAGTGCCCTTGGAACACACGTCCCAAGAGAGAAAAACTATTAGAAttaatgtttgaaaaatttaacgtcCCCGCAATGTATATTTGCAAAAATGCCGTCCTAGCAGCTTATGCCAATGGAAGATCAACGGCAATGGTGGTCGATAGTGGTGCGACACACACCAGTGCAGTACCTGTTCATGACGGTTATGTAATTACTCAAGGAATTGTAAAAAGTCCATTGGGGGGTGACTTTATTACCATGCAATGCAGACAATtttttgaggaaaaaaatatcgaattaaCGCCTGCTTGTTTGATATCTAGCAAag ATGTAGTACGGGAGAGAGATCCTCCGCGTTGGACTAAAAAACCCGGACCTCAACCAACTTCTTCCTGGCTCAATTATATGGTGCGTGAAGTTCTGCAGGATTTTCAAATGAACTGTCTTCAAGTCGCGGATAATCCGTATGATGAAGACGCAGCCAATGCACTACCGATGAAACATTTTGAATTTCCTACTGGTTATAATGATGACTATGGAGCTATCAGATTAATGATACCGGAAGCACTCTTTGATCCTAGTAATGTAAAAGGAGTCGGTACTAGCATTCTTGGAATCGGCCCTTTAGTAACTACGAGTGTTGGAATGTGTGATATGGATATAAGGCCT agtTTATATGGAAGTGTTGTGGTAACCGGTGGCAATTCTTGTCTTCAAGGCTTCAGTGATCGGTTGAATAGAGACTTAGCTAGCAAAACTCCTccg agtaTGAGACTGAAAATAATCAGCGCCAATAGCTCAAGTGAACGTCGTTATGGTGCTTGGATCGGTGGGTCAATATTGAGTTCATTGGGATCTTTTCAACAAATGTGGCTATCACGTCATGAATACGAAGAatatggtaaaataattttggatCGATgtacttaa
- the LOC103574286 gene encoding battenin isoform X2, translated as MLSAAHDILKEKFSSPETSATTNDMTVDNPRGCNEISTGAILLADILPCLLIKLTVPFLPFYVNVRVAICVISQILGFLAVAFGTTPWITIMGVILTSCSSGLGEITILSHSYKYGRTSIAAWSSGTGGAGVAGAFSYAGFRLIMTTETTLLVMLVVPVTEAIAFWLIMTRPNEKSVLKYGISSQDEIIKVPKKTIKEKLSLVPGLMPYLIPLFLVYLFEYYINQGLHELIQFDGIWLNHAEQYRWYQVDYQIGVFISRSSATFFTFNKIWLMALFQFINIVIFTTESILFYIPSIWIVFVITFWEGLLGGASYVNTFYNMGETIPDKDLKDSLGIVSMADSLGIAIAGGIALPVHKAICRLPRPQY; from the exons ATGTTGAGTGCAGCTCATGATAttctaaaagaaaaattttcctcacct GAGACATCGGCAACGACAAATGATATGACGGTCGACAACCCACGTGGATGCAATGAAATATCGACAGGTGCTATATTATTAGCTGATATACTTCCCTGTCTGTTAATAAAACTCACGGTACCGTTTTTACCGTTTTATGTTAA TGTGCGAGTGGCGATATGTGTGATATCACAGATACTGGGCTTTCTTGCTGTTGCCTTCGGCACAACACCATGGATAACTATCATGGGGGTTATATTGACTTCATGTTCTTCAGGCCTTGGAGAAATTACTATACTTAGTCATAGTTATAAATATGGaag AACAAGTATAGCAGCATGGTCATCAGGAACTGGAGGTGCAGGAGTAGCTGGTGCCTTTTCTTACGCTGGCTTCAGGCTAATAATGACTACAGAAACAACATTACTTGTAATGTTGGTGGTACCTGTTACAGAAGCTATTGCTTTCTGGTTAATAATGACTCGGCCAAATGAAAAATCAGTTCTTAAATACGGAATCAGCAGTCAAGATGAAATCATCAAAGTAccgaaaaaaacaataaaagaaaaattatcactaGTACCTGGTTTGATGCCTTATCTAATCCCATTGTTTCttgtttatttgtttgagTACTATATAAATCAAGGATTG CATGAACTTATACAATTTGACGGTATTTGGTTAAATCACGCTGAACAATACAGATGGTACCAAGTTGATTATCAAATTGGAGTTTTCATTTCACGGTCATCCGCAACATTTTTCACTTTCAACAAAATTTGGCTTATGGCTCTctttcaa TTTATTAATATCGTAATATTCACAACCGAGTCAATACTTTTTTACATTCCAAGTATTTGGattgtttttgttattacaTTTTGGGAGGGCCTTCTCGGTGGCGCATCATATGTCAATACCTTTTATAATATGGGAGAAACG ATTCCAGATAAAGATTTGAAAGATTCATTGGGAATCGTATCAATGGCTGATTCGCTTGGAATAGCAATCGCCGGTGGAATTGCTCTGCCAGTTCATAAAGCAATTTGTAGGCTTCCACGACCACAATATTAG
- the LOC103574286 gene encoding battenin isoform X1, with translation MDVVTAKSTVKDELGGTRAARWRNFIAFWLIGLCNNYGYVVMLSAAHDILKEKFSSPETSATTNDMTVDNPRGCNEISTGAILLADILPCLLIKLTVPFLPFYVNVRVAICVISQILGFLAVAFGTTPWITIMGVILTSCSSGLGEITILSHSYKYGRTSIAAWSSGTGGAGVAGAFSYAGFRLIMTTETTLLVMLVVPVTEAIAFWLIMTRPNEKSVLKYGISSQDEIIKVPKKTIKEKLSLVPGLMPYLIPLFLVYLFEYYINQGLHELIQFDGIWLNHAEQYRWYQVDYQIGVFISRSSATFFTFNKIWLMALFQFINIVIFTTESILFYIPSIWIVFVITFWEGLLGGASYVNTFYNMGETIPDKDLKDSLGIVSMADSLGIAIAGGIALPVHKAICRLPRPQY, from the exons ATGGACGTTGTCACAG ctAAATCCACGGTCAAGGATGAATTAGGAGGAACAAGAGCTGCAAGATGGAGGAACTTCATAGCATTTTGGCTGATTGGACTTTGCAATAATTATGGATACGTTGTAATGTTGAGTGCAGCTCATGATAttctaaaagaaaaattttcctcacct GAGACATCGGCAACGACAAATGATATGACGGTCGACAACCCACGTGGATGCAATGAAATATCGACAGGTGCTATATTATTAGCTGATATACTTCCCTGTCTGTTAATAAAACTCACGGTACCGTTTTTACCGTTTTATGTTAA TGTGCGAGTGGCGATATGTGTGATATCACAGATACTGGGCTTTCTTGCTGTTGCCTTCGGCACAACACCATGGATAACTATCATGGGGGTTATATTGACTTCATGTTCTTCAGGCCTTGGAGAAATTACTATACTTAGTCATAGTTATAAATATGGaag AACAAGTATAGCAGCATGGTCATCAGGAACTGGAGGTGCAGGAGTAGCTGGTGCCTTTTCTTACGCTGGCTTCAGGCTAATAATGACTACAGAAACAACATTACTTGTAATGTTGGTGGTACCTGTTACAGAAGCTATTGCTTTCTGGTTAATAATGACTCGGCCAAATGAAAAATCAGTTCTTAAATACGGAATCAGCAGTCAAGATGAAATCATCAAAGTAccgaaaaaaacaataaaagaaaaattatcactaGTACCTGGTTTGATGCCTTATCTAATCCCATTGTTTCttgtttatttgtttgagTACTATATAAATCAAGGATTG CATGAACTTATACAATTTGACGGTATTTGGTTAAATCACGCTGAACAATACAGATGGTACCAAGTTGATTATCAAATTGGAGTTTTCATTTCACGGTCATCCGCAACATTTTTCACTTTCAACAAAATTTGGCTTATGGCTCTctttcaa TTTATTAATATCGTAATATTCACAACCGAGTCAATACTTTTTTACATTCCAAGTATTTGGattgtttttgttattacaTTTTGGGAGGGCCTTCTCGGTGGCGCATCATATGTCAATACCTTTTATAATATGGGAGAAACG ATTCCAGATAAAGATTTGAAAGATTCATTGGGAATCGTATCAATGGCTGATTCGCTTGGAATAGCAATCGCCGGTGGAATTGCTCTGCCAGTTCATAAAGCAATTTGTAGGCTTCCACGACCACAATATTAG